A genomic region of Azoarcus sp. KH32C contains the following coding sequences:
- a CDS encoding lytic transglycosylase domain-containing protein produces MTSSRRILSGALSRALLAMALAATAMLAHAGNQLYEPLAASVRAALHAAVSDMRAPELLIADPVERARWLGEMSRRLERRIPDRAYREDLLVSVHYEATRAGLDPQLVLGLVEVESAFRKYAVSSAGARGFMQVMPFWTKLIGQPDDNLFNLRTNLRYGCTILRHYLDIERGDLYRALGRYNGSLGKPEYPNMVRTAWERRWAYQSLKFASDDGRTHRN; encoded by the coding sequence ATGACGTCGAGCCGCCGGATCCTGTCAGGTGCCTTGTCGCGCGCGCTTCTGGCGATGGCGCTCGCGGCAACGGCTATGCTCGCCCATGCCGGCAACCAGCTCTATGAGCCGCTGGCGGCGAGCGTACGTGCAGCCTTGCACGCCGCGGTGAGCGACATGCGCGCGCCTGAGCTGCTGATCGCCGATCCCGTGGAGCGGGCGCGCTGGCTCGGAGAGATGTCGCGGCGGCTCGAGCGGCGCATTCCCGACCGCGCCTATCGCGAGGATCTGCTGGTCTCGGTGCACTACGAGGCCACTCGCGCCGGACTGGATCCACAATTGGTCCTCGGCCTCGTCGAAGTCGAAAGTGCCTTCCGCAAGTATGCGGTGTCGAGCGCCGGCGCGCGGGGCTTCATGCAGGTGATGCCGTTCTGGACGAAGCTGATCGGCCAGCCGGACGACAACCTGTTCAACCTGCGGACCAACCTGCGCTACGGCTGCACGATCCTGCGCCACTATCTGGATATCGAACGCGGCGATTTGTATCGCGCGCTCGGCCGCTACAACGGCAGCCTCGGCAAACCTGAATATCCGAACATGGTGCGGACGGCCTGGGAAAGACGCTGGGCCTACCAATCGCTGAAGTTCGCCTCGGACGACGGGCGCACCCACAGGAACTGA
- a CDS encoding proline--tRNA ligase gives MRASQYFISTLKEAPSDAEITSQKLMLRAGFIRKVAAGIYSYLPMGLRVIRKVENIVREEMNRAGALELTMPMVQPAELWAETGRWEKMGDEMLRFKDRHERDFALQPTSEEVVTDIARQELKSYRQLPKNFYQIQTKFRDERRPRFGVMRGREFTMKDAYSFDRDVEAAGRTYDAMYAAYCRIFDRLGLTYRAVAADTGAIGGDRSHEFQVIADTGEDAIVYCPDSDYAANIELAEALPLLASRAAPTKALEKTLTPGKTTCASVAELLGVPLATNVKSLVLATDDEDDKGQPKGITVWLLLVRADHELNEVKASKVEGLKAGFRFATEAEIDEHFGCKPGYLGPIGLKKPVKIVADRTVANMADFICGANEEDFHFTGANWGRDLPEPDLVVDLRNVIEGDASPDGKGKLAIQRGIEVGHVFYLGNKYSKSMNATFLDVDGKPKHFEMGCYGIGVTRILGAAIEQNNDARGIIWPDALAPFRIVVCPVGWGKSEAVREEALKLYEGLIAAGVDAILDDRDERPGVMLADWELIGVPHRVVIGDRGLKEGVAEYQGRRDAEATKVPVAELAAFVAAKLQTA, from the coding sequence ATGCGCGCCAGCCAGTACTTCATTTCGACCCTCAAGGAAGCCCCCTCCGACGCCGAGATCACCAGCCAGAAACTGATGCTGCGCGCCGGCTTCATCCGCAAGGTTGCGGCCGGCATCTACAGCTACCTGCCGATGGGGCTGCGCGTGATCCGCAAGGTGGAGAACATCGTGCGCGAGGAGATGAACCGCGCCGGCGCGCTCGAACTGACGATGCCGATGGTGCAGCCGGCCGAGCTGTGGGCCGAGACCGGCCGCTGGGAGAAGATGGGCGACGAGATGCTGCGCTTCAAGGATCGCCATGAGCGCGACTTTGCGCTGCAGCCGACCTCGGAAGAAGTCGTCACCGACATCGCACGCCAGGAGCTGAAGAGCTATCGCCAGCTGCCGAAGAACTTCTACCAGATCCAGACGAAGTTCCGCGACGAGCGCCGGCCGCGTTTCGGCGTGATGCGCGGGCGCGAGTTCACGATGAAGGACGCTTACTCCTTCGACCGTGACGTCGAGGCCGCGGGTCGCACGTACGACGCGATGTATGCCGCGTACTGCCGCATCTTCGACCGCCTGGGCTTGACCTACCGGGCCGTCGCGGCGGATACCGGCGCGATCGGCGGCGACCGCTCGCACGAGTTCCAGGTGATCGCCGACACGGGCGAGGACGCGATCGTCTACTGCCCGGATTCCGACTACGCGGCGAATATCGAACTTGCCGAGGCGCTGCCGCTGCTCGCTTCGCGTGCCGCACCGACGAAGGCGCTCGAAAAGACTTTGACTCCGGGCAAGACGACCTGCGCGAGCGTCGCCGAGCTGCTGGGCGTGCCGCTCGCGACGAACGTCAAGTCGCTAGTGCTCGCAACCGACGACGAGGACGACAAGGGCCAGCCGAAGGGCATCACCGTTTGGCTGCTGCTCGTGCGCGCCGACCACGAACTGAACGAGGTGAAAGCGAGCAAAGTCGAGGGCCTGAAGGCCGGTTTCCGCTTCGCGACCGAAGCCGAGATCGACGAGCACTTCGGCTGCAAGCCCGGCTACCTCGGCCCGATCGGCCTGAAGAAGCCGGTGAAGATCGTCGCCGACCGCACCGTCGCCAACATGGCGGATTTCATTTGCGGCGCGAATGAGGAGGACTTCCACTTCACCGGTGCGAACTGGGGCCGCGACCTGCCCGAACCGGATCTCGTCGTCGACCTGCGCAACGTCATCGAGGGCGATGCGAGCCCGGACGGCAAGGGCAAGCTCGCGATCCAGCGCGGCATCGAAGTCGGCCACGTGTTCTACCTCGGCAACAAGTATTCGAAGTCGATGAACGCGACCTTCCTCGATGTGGACGGCAAACCGAAGCACTTCGAGATGGGCTGCTACGGGATTGGCGTGACGCGCATCCTCGGCGCGGCGATCGAGCAGAACAACGACGCTCGCGGCATCATCTGGCCGGACGCGCTCGCCCCCTTCCGCATCGTCGTCTGCCCGGTGGGCTGGGGCAAGTCGGAAGCGGTGCGCGAGGAGGCGCTGAAGCTGTACGAGGGTCTGATCGCCGCGGGCGTCGATGCGATTCTCGACGATCGCGACGAGCGGCCGGGCGTCATGCTCGCCGACTGGGAGCTGATCGGCGTGCCGCACCGCGTCGTGATCGGCGACCGCGGTCTGAAGGAAGGCGTGGCCGAATACCAGGGCCGGCGTGATGCCGAGGCGACCAAGGTGCCGGTGGCCGAACTCGCCGCCTTCGTCGCCGCGAAGCTGCAGACGGCGTAA
- a CDS encoding RNA pyrophosphohydrolase has translation MLDREGYRPNVGIVLVNARNEVFWGKRIREHSWQFPQGGIKHGETPEQAMFRELFEEVGLRPEHVKILARTRGWLRYDVPKHWIKREWRNTYRGQKQIWFLLRLVGRDSDVCLRASNHPEFDAWRWSDYWVPLDAVIEFKRKVYQLALLELARNLFRVSPQDLPEAYRAGVETPES, from the coding sequence ATGCTCGACCGTGAAGGCTATCGCCCGAACGTCGGCATCGTTCTGGTGAACGCGCGTAACGAGGTATTCTGGGGCAAGCGAATCCGCGAGCATTCGTGGCAGTTCCCGCAAGGGGGCATCAAGCACGGTGAAACACCCGAGCAGGCGATGTTCCGCGAACTGTTCGAGGAAGTGGGGCTGCGCCCCGAGCACGTGAAGATTCTCGCTCGTACGCGTGGCTGGCTGCGGTATGACGTTCCGAAACACTGGATCAAACGCGAATGGCGCAACACCTATCGAGGGCAGAAACAGATCTGGTTCCTGCTCCGGCTGGTCGGTCGCGATTCCGACGTCTGCCTGCGTGCCAGCAATCACCCCGAGTTCGATGCCTGGCGTTGGAGCGACTACTGGGTGCCGCTTGACGCGGTGATCGAATTCAAGCGCAAGGTGTATCAACTGGCCCTGCTTGAATTGGCACGCAACCTCTTCCGGGTGAGTCCGCAGGATCTCCCCGAGGCCTACCGGGCCGGCGTCGAAACCCCGGAGTCCTGA
- a CDS encoding CBS domain-containing protein — MNREFDPLPQASLAGLYCEVAHTDSTTKVSQHSPAVEVMTDLTRIPAATISAETPLAEANRAMMLRGVRLLLVTDSRHQVRGVITVADLLGERPVHTAREHGIPPGELTVANVMTPLERTEAVELGEVMRADVGHVVATLRRSGRQHALVLDRLEGGRGIIRGIFSLSQIARQLGEPQPLSTEIARTFAEIEAAIAA; from the coding sequence ATGAACCGGGAATTCGATCCGCTTCCGCAGGCGAGCCTCGCCGGCCTGTACTGCGAAGTGGCGCACACCGATAGCACTACCAAGGTTTCGCAGCATTCCCCGGCCGTCGAGGTGATGACCGACCTGACCCGCATCCCGGCAGCAACAATATCCGCCGAAACCCCGCTGGCCGAAGCCAACCGCGCGATGATGCTGCGCGGCGTTCGCCTGCTGCTCGTGACGGATTCGCGGCATCAGGTCCGGGGTGTGATCACCGTCGCCGATCTGCTCGGCGAGCGTCCCGTGCATACGGCCCGCGAACACGGCATCCCCCCCGGTGAACTGACTGTCGCGAACGTCATGACTCCGCTGGAAAGGACCGAGGCGGTGGAGCTCGGCGAAGTCATGCGCGCCGACGTCGGCCATGTCGTCGCGACCTTGCGGCGTTCCGGACGCCAGCACGCGCTGGTGCTGGATCGGCTCGAAGGCGGACGGGGCATCATCCGCGGCATCTTCTCTCTGTCGCAGATCGCGCGCCAACTCGGCGAACCCCAGCCGCTCAGCACCGAAATCGCGCGGACCTTTGCCGAGATCGAAGCCGCCATCGCCGCGTGA
- a CDS encoding rubrerythrin family protein, giving the protein MQLKGSKTESNLKAAFAGESQANRRYLYFAAKADVEGQNDVAAVFRSTAEGETGHAHGHLEYLEVSGDPATGLPIGKTRANLAAAIAGETHEYTDMYPGMARVAREEGFEEIADWFETLAKAERSHANRFQKALDALQD; this is encoded by the coding sequence ATGCAACTCAAAGGATCCAAAACCGAAAGTAACCTGAAGGCCGCATTTGCCGGCGAATCCCAGGCCAACCGACGCTACCTGTACTTTGCCGCAAAGGCCGACGTCGAGGGCCAGAACGACGTCGCCGCCGTCTTCAGATCGACTGCCGAAGGCGAGACCGGCCATGCGCACGGTCATCTCGAATACCTCGAAGTCAGCGGTGATCCGGCGACCGGCCTGCCCATCGGCAAGACGCGCGCCAATCTCGCTGCGGCCATCGCCGGCGAGACCCACGAGTACACCGACATGTACCCCGGCATGGCGCGGGTTGCGCGCGAAGAAGGCTTCGAGGAAATCGCCGATTGGTTCGAAACCTTGGCGAAGGCCGAGCGTTCGCACGCCAACCGCTTCCAGAAGGCACTCGACGCCTTGCAGGACTGA
- a CDS encoding heterodisulfide reductase-related iron-sulfur binding cluster: MSTREGSLEAPRRHPVAWREADYYDDASLKRELERVFGICHGCRRCVNLCNAFPTLFDLVDNGPTGEVDGVDKRDFMKVVDQCYLCDLCFMTKCPYVPPHEWNVDFPHLMLRAKAAKFRKGDVRLRDRILTSTDALGKLAAIPVVAQTVNAANRNPALRTALQSMLGVDKRRELPPYAPRRFRSTAATSEEGEVRDGERTPGKVAIFATCYINYNEPGIGHDLVAILAHNAIPTVLAPQEACCGMPRLELGDLEGVERLKDLNIPVLAELAHAGYAILAAIPSCALMFKQELPLLFPEDADVRLVADAIFDPFEYFALRYRDGLLNTDFKAPLGKVAYHIPCHGRVQNIGQKTRELLELIPGTEVTTIERCSGHDGTWGVKQEYFEQSMRIGRPVFRQMAQVVADYISSDCPIAARHIMQGIRDAGTESNAEKAHPLTLLRRAYGL, encoded by the coding sequence ATGTCGACTCGCGAAGGCAGTCTCGAAGCCCCACGGCGCCACCCCGTCGCATGGCGCGAGGCCGATTACTACGACGACGCGTCGCTCAAGCGCGAGCTCGAACGCGTCTTCGGTATCTGCCACGGATGCCGGCGCTGCGTGAACCTGTGCAACGCCTTCCCGACCCTGTTCGACCTCGTCGACAACGGTCCGACCGGCGAAGTCGACGGCGTCGACAAGCGTGATTTCATGAAGGTCGTCGATCAATGCTACCTGTGCGACCTGTGCTTCATGACCAAGTGTCCCTATGTGCCGCCGCATGAATGGAACGTCGACTTCCCGCACCTGATGCTGCGTGCAAAGGCCGCGAAGTTCCGCAAAGGTGACGTGCGCCTGCGCGACCGCATCCTGACGAGCACCGATGCGCTCGGAAAACTCGCAGCCATTCCCGTCGTCGCGCAAACGGTCAATGCCGCCAATCGCAATCCGGCGCTACGCACGGCACTGCAGTCGATGCTCGGCGTCGACAAGCGCCGCGAGCTCCCCCCCTATGCACCGCGCCGCTTCCGCTCGACGGCAGCGACAAGCGAGGAGGGAGAGGTGCGTGACGGGGAGCGTACGCCTGGCAAGGTCGCGATTTTTGCGACCTGCTATATCAACTACAACGAACCCGGGATCGGTCACGACTTGGTCGCGATCCTCGCCCACAACGCGATCCCGACCGTGCTCGCTCCGCAGGAAGCCTGTTGCGGCATGCCGCGCCTCGAACTCGGCGACCTCGAAGGCGTCGAGCGGCTGAAGGACCTCAACATTCCAGTGCTCGCGGAGCTCGCGCATGCCGGCTACGCGATCCTTGCCGCGATTCCGTCCTGCGCGCTGATGTTCAAGCAGGAACTGCCACTGCTCTTCCCCGAGGATGCCGACGTACGGCTCGTCGCCGACGCGATATTCGACCCCTTCGAGTATTTCGCGCTGCGCTATCGCGACGGCCTGCTCAACACCGACTTCAAGGCCCCGTTGGGTAAGGTCGCGTACCACATCCCTTGCCATGGACGGGTACAGAACATCGGACAGAAGACGCGCGAACTGCTCGAACTCATTCCGGGCACGGAGGTCACGACGATTGAACGCTGCTCCGGCCACGACGGCACCTGGGGCGTCAAGCAGGAGTATTTCGAGCAATCGATGCGGATCGGCCGCCCGGTTTTCCGCCAGATGGCCCAGGTCGTCGCCGACTACATCAGCTCCGATTG